In one Gemmatimonadota bacterium genomic region, the following are encoded:
- a CDS encoding Ig-like domain-containing protein encodes MTGDTLRLTAEATDANGHAVAGVEFTWESSDTLVATVDGSGLVSGTGAGEVEIAATAEGVAGAAQLAVAAPVPTTVAVAPDTVAFAALGDTARLTAEVRDQIGRVLAGATVSWSSSDTTVATVDESGLATAAGVGTATITAAAGSASDTAIITVTLSVGVVVRPSADTIAPGDTVRLAAELFDENGRRVSGAAFSWSTSDMSVAGVDGVGLVRGVGEGAATITATAGEAFGISEITVEYPDRAALMALYEATDGPNWARNDNWLTDAPLEDWYGVRTDGSGRVVDLRLGDNELTGRIPVELGDLVNLRTLDLERNALDGPIPSEFATLAQLRTLHLKDNALEGPIPAELGSLVNLYRLQLSTNYLTGPIPAELGNLENLNWLLLNYNNLDGPIPSELGDLVNLRTLILYGNELEGPVPSELGSLVSLTDFRLHSNNLTGPIPQSFLQLDKLVRFSIARNDGLCVPGISAFVAWLEGIGFGDGSDALCNESDWKALELLFERAGGSGWTNADGWVGGPALKEWHGVRADSLGRVTALDLERNGLSGRLAASLGTLARMTELRIGGNTALSGPLPQSLATLPLRALHYEGTGVCAPSQAGFREWLNAIPSHEGTGVACAPLSDREILELAYETLGGPGWYKNDNWLTDAPLGDWYGVEVNDQGRVTGLSLTYNRLSGVIPPELGSLKHLVRLNLGGSRFLAGPIPAELGDLAELRDLILWGSLEGAIPAELGRLHNLTRLDLSNNQLAGTVPSELGDLAKLRGLFLGGNELAGPIPAELGSLSNLEVLALARNGLVGSLPPEFGGLTSLQELFLSGNAEMSGALPAELTALTSLEMFAAYGTGLCAPSDAGFLDWLDRLLNGRIPLCGGRRTMAYLVQTVQSREFPVPLVAGEEALLRTFVTATRENREPQPRVRASFHVDGALVHTAEIPAGAGPIPTVVEQGSLAASANAAIPAAAIRPGLEMVVEIDPDGTLDPGLGVARRIPETGRLPVDVREMPVLDLTVIPFLWSVDPDSAILGQTAGMAADPHGHELLYETRTLLPVGALEVTAHAPVLSSSNNPRDLLRETGVIRALEAGGGHWMGMMSGRFRGGVAFRPGRVSAAGPNSGTISHELGHSMSLWHAPCGGPGGVDPAFPYPDGSSGVWGYDFEGGGLVHPSRPDVMSYCGPHWVSDYHFTKALRFRLADEGSGGDAIVAEPAASLMLWGGVLEPAFAVDAPPLLPDSAGDHRIVGTATDGETLFSISFAMPVLADGDGESSFVFVVPARPAWQAALAAVTLTGPGGTVALDGDSDRAMAILRDPRTGQVRAILRDLPPQYRLAADAKAGVAEPGLDMLFSRGMPDAAAWRR; translated from the coding sequence TGGCCCCGGACACGGTGGCGTTCGCGGCGCTGGGGGACACGGCGCGGCTCACGGCCGAGGTGCGGGATCAGATCGGGCGGGTCCTGGCGGGCGCGACGGTCTCCTGGTCGAGTTCGGACACGACCGTCGCGACGGTGGACGAATCCGGGCTGGCGACGGCGGCGGGCGTCGGAACCGCGACGATCACGGCCGCTGCGGGATCGGCGTCGGACACTGCGATAATCACGGTGACGCTCTCGGTCGGTGTCGTCGTCCGTCCGTCCGCCGACACGATCGCGCCCGGCGACACGGTGCGGCTGGCGGCCGAGCTGTTCGACGAGAACGGGCGCCGCGTGAGCGGTGCGGCCTTCAGCTGGTCGACGAGCGACATGTCGGTGGCTGGCGTGGACGGCGTGGGTCTGGTTCGCGGAGTCGGCGAAGGCGCCGCGACGATCACCGCGACGGCGGGCGAAGCCTTCGGCATCTCCGAGATCACGGTGGAATACCCCGACCGGGCGGCGCTGATGGCTCTCTACGAGGCGACGGACGGCCCCAACTGGGCCAGGAACGACAACTGGCTGACCGACGCGCCGCTCGAGGACTGGTACGGTGTGCGTACCGACGGGTCGGGGCGCGTCGTCGATTTGCGTCTGGGCGATAACGAGCTCACCGGTCGGATTCCGGTAGAGCTTGGGGACTTGGTCAACCTGAGGACGCTCGATCTGGAGAGGAACGCGCTGGACGGTCCGATTCCATCCGAATTTGCCACCCTGGCTCAACTACGGACGCTGCACCTGAAAGACAACGCGCTGGAGGGCCCGATCCCGGCCGAGCTCGGAAGCTTGGTGAACCTTTACCGGCTCCAGCTGAGCACTAACTACCTCACCGGTCCGATTCCGGCCGAACTCGGCAACCTCGAGAACCTCAACTGGCTCCTACTGAACTACAACAACCTCGACGGTCCGATTCCGTCCGAGCTTGGGGACTTGGTCAACCTGAGGACGCTCATTCTGTATGGGAACGAGCTGGAAGGCCCGGTTCCGTCCGAGCTGGGTAGTCTGGTCAGCTTGACAGATTTCCGGCTGCATAGTAACAATCTAACCGGCCCGATTCCGCAAAGCTTTCTGCAACTTGACAAGCTTGTGAGATTCTCCATCGCCCGAAACGACGGCCTTTGCGTGCCCGGCATTTCGGCATTTGTTGCATGGCTGGAGGGCATCGGATTCGGGGACGGGTCGGACGCTCTCTGCAACGAGTCCGACTGGAAGGCGCTCGAGTTGCTGTTCGAGCGAGCGGGCGGATCCGGCTGGACGAATGCCGATGGGTGGGTCGGCGGCCCGGCCCTGAAAGAGTGGCACGGGGTCCGGGCCGACTCGCTGGGTCGCGTGACGGCGCTCGACCTGGAGCGAAACGGACTCTCGGGACGACTTGCGGCGAGTCTCGGGACGTTGGCTCGGATGACGGAGTTGAGGATCGGTGGCAACACGGCCCTGTCCGGCCCGCTTCCGCAGTCGCTGGCGACGCTGCCATTGCGCGCGCTTCACTACGAGGGGACCGGCGTTTGCGCACCGTCTCAGGCGGGGTTCCGGGAATGGTTGAACGCGATACCGTCCCACGAGGGCACGGGCGTCGCGTGCGCACCGCTGTCGGACCGCGAGATCCTGGAGCTCGCATACGAGACACTTGGCGGACCTGGCTGGTACAAGAACGACAACTGGCTGACGGACGCGCCGCTCGGGGACTGGTATGGAGTGGAGGTGAACGACCAGGGTCGCGTGACCGGCCTGTCACTGACCTACAACCGTCTCTCGGGGGTGATCCCCCCCGAGCTCGGAAGCCTGAAGCATCTGGTGCGGCTGAACCTCGGTGGTAGTCGTTTCTTGGCGGGTCCGATCCCGGCAGAGCTCGGCGATCTCGCCGAACTGAGAGACCTCATCCTGTGGGGGAGCCTGGAAGGCGCGATTCCCGCCGAACTCGGGCGACTCCACAACCTGACGAGGCTCGACCTCTCGAACAATCAATTGGCGGGGACGGTCCCGTCCGAGCTTGGAGACCTTGCCAAACTGCGCGGTCTGTTCCTCGGCGGCAACGAACTGGCGGGTCCGATCCCCGCCGAGTTGGGCAGCCTGTCCAACCTCGAAGTGCTGGCTCTCGCCCGGAACGGGCTGGTCGGCTCGCTGCCCCCCGAGTTCGGAGGACTGACGAGCCTCCAAGAGCTCTTCCTGTCGGGCAACGCGGAGATGTCGGGCGCCCTTCCGGCGGAACTGACCGCTTTGACTTCGCTGGAAATGTTCGCGGCCTACGGCACCGGACTCTGCGCGCCGTCCGACGCCGGCTTCCTCGACTGGCTGGACCGCCTGTTGAACGGGCGCATTCCACTGTGCGGAGGCAGGCGCACGATGGCGTATCTCGTGCAGACGGTGCAGTCGCGGGAGTTCCCGGTCCCGCTCGTTGCGGGCGAGGAAGCGCTGTTGCGAACGTTCGTCACGGCAACGCGGGAGAACCGGGAGCCCCAGCCACGCGTCCGCGCCTCGTTCCATGTGGACGGGGCGCTCGTTCACACGGCCGAGATTCCGGCAGGCGCCGGTCCGATTCCGACCGTCGTGGAGCAGGGATCGCTGGCCGCGTCCGCCAACGCCGCGATCCCGGCCGCCGCGATCCGCCCGGGACTGGAAATGGTCGTCGAGATCGACCCGGACGGGACGCTGGACCCGGGGCTGGGCGTCGCGAGACGGATCCCCGAAACCGGCCGCCTTCCCGTCGACGTGCGCGAAATGCCCGTCCTCGACCTCACGGTGATCCCCTTCCTGTGGAGCGTCGATCCGGACTCGGCGATCCTGGGCCAGACGGCCGGCATGGCGGCCGATCCCCACGGTCACGAACTGCTTTACGAAACCCGAACCCTGCTGCCGGTCGGCGCTCTCGAAGTGACGGCGCACGCACCCGTGCTCTCGTCGAGCAACAACCCGCGCGACCTCCTTCGCGAAACGGGCGTGATCCGTGCGCTCGAAGCGGGTGGCGGCCACTGGATGGGCATGATGTCGGGACGGTTCCGGGGCGGTGTGGCGTTCCGGCCGGGCCGGGTCAGCGCCGCAGGACCGAACAGCGGAACCATCTCGCACGAACTGGGCCACAGCATGAGCTTGTGGCATGCGCCGTGCGGGGGCCCCGGGGGGGTGGACCCGGCGTTCCCGTACCCCGACGGATCGAGCGGTGTCTGGGGCTACGACTTCGAAGGAGGCGGACTGGTGCACCCGAGCAGGCCGGACGTGATGTCGTACTGCGGCCCCCACTGGGTCAGCGACTACCATTTCACCAAGGCGCTCCGCTTCCGCCTCGCCGACGAGGGGAGCGGCGGCGACGCCATCGTTGCCGAACCGGCGGCCTCCCTCATGCTGTGGGGCGGTGTTCTGGAACCCGCGTTCGCGGTCGACGCGCCGCCGCTGCTGCCCGACTCCGCCGGCGATCATCGGATCGTCGGAACCGCCACCGACGGCGAGACGCTCTTCTCGATCAGCTTCGCCATGCCCGTGCTGGCGGACGGCGACGGGGAATCGTCGTTCGTCTTCGTCGTGCCCGCCCGGCCCGCCTGGCAGGCCGCGCTCGCCGCCGTCACGCTCACCGGGCCCGGAGGGACCGTCGCGCTCGACGGCGACAGCGACCGCGCCATGGCCATCCTGCGCGATCCGCGCACGGGGCAGGTGCGCGCCATCCTTCGCGACCTGCCGCCCCAATACCGACTTGCCGCTGACGCAAAGGCGGGCGTGGCGGAACCCGGCCTGGACATGCTGTTCAGCCGCGGGATGCCGGATGCCGCCGCTTGGAGACGGTGA
- a CDS encoding DsbA family protein, with amino-acid sequence MTDPSGRASSAPRFHFDLTDPLSYAVELELGSLARSGPRRYDLAAVERVPITSRGVLTDTADPAWARRLKSAREAVPALPLASDFTETPPLLVPDPGKAHELVLFASGHDQAARATAALFHAFFAEGRDIGRIDVLVKIGRRLGLSEGEVKVTLDLDIHAAELATRSTRARERGIELPCLTLGEPDDPEFRVFRGYHGALEIADFLFHGG; translated from the coding sequence TTGACCGACCCCTCCGGACGAGCCTCCTCAGCCCCCCGATTCCATTTCGACCTGACCGACCCGCTCTCCTATGCCGTCGAGCTTGAGCTGGGGAGCTTGGCGCGGTCGGGGCCGAGGCGATACGATCTCGCTGCAGTCGAACGCGTACCCATCACGTCTCGCGGCGTCCTGACCGACACCGCGGACCCCGCTTGGGCCCGCCGTCTGAAGAGCGCCCGCGAGGCGGTTCCAGCGCTTCCTCTCGCTTCGGATTTCACCGAAACGCCCCCCCTGCTCGTGCCCGATCCCGGCAAGGCTCACGAGCTCGTGCTGTTCGCGAGCGGGCACGACCAAGCGGCCCGCGCGACGGCGGCTCTCTTCCACGCCTTCTTCGCGGAGGGGCGCGACATCGGGAGGATCGACGTGCTGGTCAAGATCGGCAGGCGCCTTGGACTCTCGGAGGGCGAGGTGAAGGTCACCCTCGATCTGGACATCCACGCGGCCGAGCTCGCAACACGGAGCACGAGGGCCCGAGAGCGGGGTATTGAGCTACCTTGCCTGACGCTGGGAGAGCCCGACGATCCGGAGTTCCGCGTCTTTCGCGGTTACCATGGGGCTTTGGAGATCGCGGATTTCCTTTTTCACGGCGGATGA